GCACCACTTCCCGAgccgcagcgacggcgacgatgacgccgtgTACGTGCTGGACCTGCaccgcacggcggcgggcctcgcgTCCATCACGTCGGACCAGCGGCTGACGCTGCTGGACCCGACgcgcttcggcggcggcagcgcggcggcggcgaaaagCTGGGAGCTCGgccacgggggcggcgtggcggcgctgcgcgtgttcgacgggccgggggggctcgtgtgcacggcgggcgaggacgggggCGTGGCCGTGTGGGAtgtgcgcgcggcgggcgaggcggcgagggtggcgcGCTTCAAGGGTGAGTGAGCGTGTATATCGTGAGCTGActgatgggtggtggtggtcctGCGGAGACAAGGAGAGTAGAGGAGAGAatgagggagagggagaaaaGAGAAGTGAAGAGAGTGCGCtgacggaggagggcagcgagCGACGCGCCAATCTTGAGCATGGCGTGCAGCGCGAGCACACAGACGATAGCCGTGGGCACGGAGCTCGCCAACCACACAGCCTCGATATACCTATGGTATGTACAATCTACGCTCCCTTCTCCTTGACCCTTTCCCTTGCATCTGCCTCCTTCTGTTCCGGCGGCTGTATACAAAGTAGCGTGCGggtgtgggtgtgtgtgtataCACTCTTCATCAAAGGCTCATCTTCATGTATGCTAAACAACAACTCCAGGGACGTGCGGacaacgccctcgccgcgcgcgcactACCAAGAAGTCCACTCCGACGACGTCACGACGCTGTCCTTTCACGCCTCGCAGCCGGCCCTCCTGCTCAGCGGCTCGACCGACGGGCTCGTCAACGTCTACGACacgcgcgtcgccgacgaggacgacctgACGCTGCAGACGCTCAACCTCGGCGCCAGCATCCACCACGCCGGCTTCCTCACCGACACCGAGGTCTACGCGCTCTCGCACGACGAGCGCTTCGCCCTCTACGACGTGGCCGAGCACcgcgcctcgggcgacgCCACGCAGGCGTTTGGCGACTTGCGCGAGGCCCTTGttgctgcgggcggcggcgacgatggtgtcgtccccgtccccgtgcagtacgtcgccggcgtgacgcccaagacggacggcagcgggGCCGTCATCGGCGCGGGATCTCAAGAGTGCGTACTTTCTTCCCCTGTCAGAGGTCCCCTTCCTCTGAGAAGGAACTTGCTGACGGCCgaggcagcaagcagcactTTGAGCTCGTCTTCATGGCGCGCGACCCGGCGCGCCAGCAGTGGGTCCTGGACCGCGCcaacggcgtcggcctgccGGGCGCGCACGGCGAGGAAATCGTGCGGTCGTTTTgcttcttcgacgaggagcagctggtGTTtacggcgggcgaggacggcaacaTCAAGGCCTGGAGGCCGGGCAGCTGAGGTGTCCGGCGCTGAACCAAATCAAAAACAGTCAAACCATCATCAAGTGCATGTTGTTTTGTGTCAATTATGTCGTGCGCAGCAACAATGCGCATGCCAGGCACCTGTTGCGACCTGTAGCGTCTAAAGCGCTAGATCCATGCGCGACCTCCTCTACCAGGCCGTTGGCCGTGGTGCAGATTTGCAAGAGCCTACCGGACTCGATATGGCAGTCCCTGGGGCCGGTGGGCGAGCCGTCGCGCCCTCTCGAGGCTATGTATGCACTTCACCGGGTGCTCTACCCGTTCCATAAAGGGCCGTTCGTTGGCTCCAACCTCGCCTCCGCATGCGCGTGATTCGGGGGGGCGCGGCCACTCGCGGGTCGCGGGGCGCTTACAACGCCAGTTTCGTCGTCGCGTACGGAGTAGGCAACGCATCCTTCGTACCCCCAATTAAGCCACCGGCACCAGATCGGAGCCTGACCCGAGATGAAGCCTTCCtggcgctctcgccgccgctcaccaTTAAAAGCCGCCGCTCACGCAAACTTGTCGTGCTTTCCCTTGACTTTAATGtccagcagcttctcgtggtagtcgccctcgcggcgggcgcgcttCAGCATCTTGATTTCGTCCTCGCTCAGCttgcggcccgccgcctcctcgagctcgcggcggctgaTCTTGGCCAGGGCCCTTTCCTCCTTGGACGCCCTGAGCTTGGGCTTGAAGCGCGCCTGCATGCGGATGCGCAGCGTCGTGTCGAAGgagatggcgtcggcgtcgccccgCACCTCGgcgaccggcggcgcgcccgccttggccgacgacgacgccgggggcATGACCGTCAGCAGCGTGTCGCGCAGCGTCTGCACCTGGAACGTGCCCGGCGTGTCGGCCGTGGCGATGAGGGTGAAGCACTCGAGCGGTGAGACGGCCTCGGACGTCGCGGACAGGCGGCCGATCTTGTCGCATGCGAGGAACCTAGAAGAGCATTTCGCTGGCGCGTCAGCTTGCTGTCCGACTGCAAACGATATGaagagagaggaagaagaagtgggaaggggagaagggggaagaGTATGGCTCGGCATGACTTGACGTACCGTCCGTGATGCCCCTTGAAGCGAAAGTGTTCGGTGCCCGCAATCTTGTTGGCGACCCAGACCTGGCGCACGTCGTGCggctccgccgtcgcggggTTGTCGTCGACCGTGTTCTCGACGGGCATGGCGAACACCTTGCCGCTCGGGTCGCacgccagcgccgacggctTGTCCGTGGGCAGCACGATCATGACGGGCCCGACCACGTCCGTGACCGCCTCGGCAGACACCCaggtgtcgtcgccggccgccacctcTGAGCTtttgccgctgccatcgtgttcgtcgtcgcggcgcgcgcgctggagctgcttcgccccatcatcatcgttgtcgtcgtcgccgacggcagccttgtcgcgcttccgcttcttgggcttcttgtCGCCCTTAAAGGTCAGCGGTTTGACCATGATTCCGAGCGGGTTGCGTCGGGATtcgggcgcgcgcggtgtcgagcggcggccaggtgGTCATGCGTCGTCGTTTGACAGCTCgctcggcggcagggcgggtCGGCAGCTCGGGATGCGGCGAGCTCCAGTCATCAGCAGTTATTAGGTAAGCCAGCGGCTAGGGCACCCGATTTGGGCCACCTTCCCTAACAGGGGTGATGTGTCTACCGTTCGCACGGGCCATTACAGGGTGTCTtccccgccatgccgccctggGGGTTGCCATGCCCCGGGTCGGTGGTCGTCTCCAGCGGATAGTAGCATCCGCCAAGTGGGTggggtgggagggaggaacGATATAATAGTTTTCTGGGGAAGCCTGCTTCGGCTCAAGTCGTTTCGATCCTTCTCATCTGGTTCCTTCAATTTCTTTCCCGCCCCGTTTTCGACTGGACCCCGCGGTCGCACAGCAGACATTCGAAGCAAACATGGTGGCGCAAGCTcaggccg
This region of Purpureocillium takamizusanense chromosome 9, complete sequence genomic DNA includes:
- a CDS encoding uncharacterized protein (COG:Z~EggNog:ENOG503NY4P), with protein sequence MVKPLTFKGDKKPKKRKRDKAAVGDDDNDDDGAKQLQRARRDDEHDGSGKSSEVAAGDDTWVSAEAVTDVVGPVMIVLPTDKPSALACDPSGKVFAMPVENTVDDNPATAEPHDVRQVWVANKIAGTEHFRFKGHHGRFLACDKIGRLSATSEAVSPLECFTLIATADTPGTFQVQTLRDTLLTVMPPASSSAKAGAPPVAEVRGDADAISFDTTLRIRMQARFKPKLRASKEERALAKISRRELEEAAGRKLSEDEIKMLKRARREGDYHEKLLDIKVKGKHDKFA
- a CDS encoding uncharacterized protein (COG:S~EggNog:ENOG503NZDY), which gives rise to MYDLSNVARHHFPSRSDGDDDAVYVLDLHRTAAGLASITSDQRLTLLDPTRFGGGSAAAAKSWELGHGGGVAALRVFDGPGGLVCTAGEDGGVAVWDVRAAGEAARVARFKASDAPILSMACSASTQTIAVGTELANHTASIYLWDVRTTPSPRAHYQEVHSDDVTTLSFHASQPALLLSGSTDGLVNVYDTRVADEDDLTLQTLNLGASIHHAGFLTDTEVYALSHDERFALYDVAEHRASGDATQAFGDLREALVAAGGGDDGVVPVPVQYVAGVTPKTDGSGAVIGAGSQDKQHFELVFMARDPARQQWVLDRANGVGLPGAHGEEIVRSFCFFDEEQLVFTAGEDGNIKAWRPGS